A segment of the Microscilla marina ATCC 23134 genome:
TGGCGTTGTTGAGTTCGGGCAGTAGCACAAAAGAGATGATAAAAAATCCTTGGATACCCACAAAAACATTGTAATGCACAATAAAAAAAGGCACAAGAAATATTTTCATACAGCCAGGCATGTCATCGTCTGTACCGGCAAAAATCATTTTAAAAACATTGAAAACTCCCACCACAAAGGTTTCAAAGACATACAACATGACTACATCAGATACTTTCCAATGGAGCACCAATACCCCAAATATGGGCAAGAGGTTTACTAGTATGACAATGATAACGGAAGATCTGACATTTTCTCTGGCTTTGTGCTGCATCTGAAATAATGGTTTATTGTAGGTTGTTTCCTTGTTCTTCTTGAGTTGCTCGATACTTTTCCATCATTTTTTTGTACTGAGACCTCTCCAGCAAATGACCCAAAAAGTCAAAAAATGTTTTGAGCACCACCAGCAATACAAGCAATGCCATACTTTTATTGCCCGAAGATGCCAGAAAGTAGCCACCACTAAGTGCCAGCAATTGTTGGACCGCAACCCGCATATAAGGCATAATCATTTGAGCGCCACTATCTGTATATTTGTATTCGCCTGCGATCAGGTAGTTTTTGACAAAAGAATATAAATGACTGAGCACAATAGAGAGGTAGGCGATTCCTAGCAGGGTAAGCCCTGGAACTATTTCGCGAGAAATTGCTTCTTGAGTTCCATTGTTTTTTTCAAGGTGAGAGATAAGGTCAAAGATAAAAAAGAACTGAATGGCGATGAAGCCGTTGTAGTGTATGATAAAAAATCCAGCCAGAAAAAAGTTAGAGCAACCAGGGAGTTCTTTGTTGGTACCTGCCAATACTACTTTAAAAATGTTGAATACACCTACAATAAATGTTTCAAAAACATAGAGCAGTATTACATTTGACACTGACCATTGAAGGTAAATTACCCCAAATATAGGTACCAGATTTACAATGATAAGTACAAGCACTGAAGAGTTAAGGCTTTTGGAGGCTTTGAGTGACATAGGTACCTGGGGGTAAATTATTCTAAAGTAGAAGTTCGCAACCCAAAATAATGTTTTTTTACCTAAAGTTTTGTATTTGATTGTTTTTATTGAAAAAGGGGAGCTTGGGTACATCAGTAAAAAAAGGTCCAAGTTCAACGAACTTGGACTTTTCCTGATACTACGAATGTAAAGAAAGGTTTCAGCAAGTTTGGCGGTTTCAAGACCAAACCAGTCAATACGGTTGATAGTACGTCAATAAACGTATGATACAACTTTATTGAATCTCTGCATTGTAGTTTTAGATAATTTGAGTGTACGAACTTACGAGGGGACTAGCAAATATGCAAATTTTGTGACACAGATTGTAGAAATGTAATCACATTTAGTGTAAGTATTGCTAATATAATGAGGTAAATTGTAATTAATACGAGTTAAAATACTCAGTGGCTTACCTTAACGATTGAGAGGAGTTTGTACTTTATTCCCCGGCAGTCTTGTCATATTTTTGGTTATTTTTAGGGGTTTGCACAGCAATATTGAACCACCTTAACAAAAAGCCACCAAAGGCTTAAGGGCTTGATTTTAGAAGTAACTGAGTATGAATACGATAAAATATGATGCAGTTAAAATTGAAAATAGATGAAAGGCTGTACGTTTTCAGTTTGAAACTGTAAAATTAATTGGATGACTAACACAAATATGGCTGCCTTGGCAAGCACAGGCAAGGTGCCAAAGTATTCGGCCATGCGTTCTTTGTCTTTTTCAGAAATGAAATGAATAGCAAAGCCTATTACCATCATTGCGAGTAGTGCCCCACGAGTTTGCATAAAAGGTATCAGGTAAGCCCAGTCAGTATGGAAAGCCATTTGGGTAATAGATTTGAAGGCTACAACAAAACTTTCGGCACGGAAAAACACCCACAATAATGCCACAAAATGGAAGGTAACAAACCAGTCGAGCGGTCGTAAAACTTGGCGGTTGAAGCCCATATCTTTTACTGTTTTGCTAAAAATCTTGTGCACAAACAAACCGGCTCCATGCATAGCTCCCCAAAAGACAAATTTCCAGGAGGCACCGTGCCAAAACCCCCCAATGAGCATGGTCAGCATCAAAAACAACCACTGCTTTTCTTCCCCTTTACGGTTGCCCCCCATAGGTATATAAATATAGTCGCGTAGCCAGGTAGACAGCGAAATGTGCCAACGGCGCCAAAACTCAGTAATGCTGAGCGAGTTGTAAGGGCTACGGAAGTTATCGGGTAGGCGAAAGCCCAT
Coding sequences within it:
- a CDS encoding DUF6498-containing protein, giving the protein MSLKASKSLNSSVLVLIIVNLVPIFGVIYLQWSVSNVILLYVFETFIVGVFNIFKVVLAGTNKELPGCSNFFLAGFFIIHYNGFIAIQFFFIFDLISHLEKNNGTQEAISREIVPGLTLLGIAYLSIVLSHLYSFVKNYLIAGEYKYTDSGAQMIMPYMRVAVQQLLALSGGYFLASSGNKSMALLVLLVVLKTFFDFLGHLLERSQYKKMMEKYRATQEEQGNNLQ